A stretch of the Archangium violaceum genome encodes the following:
- a CDS encoding Vps62-related protein, giving the protein MMDKRHAPKIIRLTTQGEPSLIISTTGTYNWICSDVGSGATLDVTLFRPNPDDSSYFIIGDYAQGNYGSPTGASFIVKAINDDPNSPLLKSPKDWSVVYTDEGSGGDYDWSIWAAVPHDGYVPIGMVGQLGYTRPDIQNYRCIRRDLVEQSSATTQIWNDEDSGADDDCTIWAVSNVPNVFVAQANYNAYSGTVYRLKGAD; this is encoded by the coding sequence ATGATGGACAAGCGTCATGCCCCCAAGATCATCCGTCTGACCACGCAGGGGGAGCCCTCGCTCATCATCAGCACCACGGGCACCTACAACTGGATCTGCAGCGATGTCGGTTCTGGCGCCACCCTGGACGTCACGCTCTTCCGCCCGAATCCCGACGATTCGAGCTACTTCATCATCGGCGATTACGCCCAGGGGAACTACGGGAGCCCCACCGGCGCCTCGTTCATCGTGAAGGCCATCAACGATGATCCCAACTCACCGCTGCTCAAGTCGCCGAAGGACTGGAGCGTCGTCTACACGGACGAGGGTAGTGGCGGCGACTACGACTGGTCCATCTGGGCGGCCGTTCCCCACGACGGCTATGTGCCGATCGGGATGGTAGGCCAGCTCGGTTACACCAGGCCCGACATCCAGAACTACCGCTGCATCCGTCGTGACCTGGTCGAGCAGTCGTCAGCGACGACGCAGATCTGGAACGATGAGGACTCCGGTGCCGACGACGACTGCACCATCTGGGCGGTCTCCAACGTGCCGAACGTGTTCGTCGCGCAGGCGAACTACAACGCGTACTCCGGCACGGTCTACAGGCTCAAGGGCGCGGACTGA